One window of Chryseobacterium sp. JJR-5R genomic DNA carries:
- the nadA gene encoding quinolinate synthase NadA: MSTETLEKAKSAIPVRGFLDIKDLIIPEGEELVKAILQLKEEKNAVILAHYYQPGEIQDIADFLGDSLQLARQAKDTNADMIVFCGVHFMAEAAKILNPTKKVVLPDTMAGCSLADGCSGEGLRKMREQHPNALIATYINCNAETKAESDIIVTSSNAETVIEALPKDRPIIFAPDKNLGRYLSQKTGRDMILWDGSCIVHEAFSMERIAKQLADNPDAKLIAHPESEEAVLKLAHFIGSTSALLNFVEQDDCRKFIIATEEGILHEMRKRAPHKELIPALVFDESCNCSECFYMKRNTMEKLYLCMKYELPEILIDEELRLRALKPIEAMLDLSKSIK; this comes from the coding sequence ATGAGTACCGAAACATTAGAAAAAGCAAAATCTGCAATTCCTGTAAGGGGATTTCTGGATATAAAAGATCTTATTATTCCTGAAGGGGAAGAACTGGTAAAAGCAATTCTTCAGCTGAAAGAAGAAAAAAACGCCGTCATTCTGGCACATTATTATCAGCCCGGAGAGATCCAGGATATTGCCGATTTCCTGGGAGATTCGCTCCAGTTGGCCAGGCAGGCAAAAGATACCAATGCAGATATGATTGTATTCTGCGGTGTCCATTTTATGGCAGAGGCCGCAAAAATCCTGAATCCTACGAAAAAAGTAGTCCTTCCCGATACGATGGCCGGATGTTCTCTGGCAGACGGATGCTCAGGTGAGGGCCTGAGGAAAATGCGTGAGCAGCACCCGAATGCACTTATTGCAACATATATCAACTGCAATGCTGAAACCAAAGCGGAAAGTGACATCATTGTTACCAGTTCCAATGCTGAAACAGTGATTGAAGCACTGCCTAAAGACCGCCCGATTATTTTCGCTCCGGATAAGAATTTAGGAAGATATTTATCTCAAAAAACAGGTCGTGATATGATCCTGTGGGACGGAAGCTGTATCGTACATGAGGCATTTTCGATGGAGAGAATCGCGAAACAGCTGGCTGATAATCCGGATGCAAAACTGATTGCTCACCCCGAAAGTGAAGAGGCCGTTTTAAAGCTGGCCCATTTTATCGGTTCTACCTCTGCCCTGCTGAATTTTGTGGAACAGGATGACTGCCGGAAATTCATTATCGCAACTGAGGAAGGGATCCTTCACGAAATGAGAAAACGCGCCCCGCACAAAGAACTGATCCCGGCTCTGGTTTTTGATGAAAGCTGCAACTGTTCGGAATGTTTCTATATGAAGCGCAACACAATGGAAAAACTGTACTTGTGCATGAAGTATGAACTTCCGGAAATCCTTATCGATGAAGAATTGCGACTGAGGGCCCTGAAACCGATTGAAGCCATGCTTGATCTTTCGAAAAGCATAAAATAA
- the folB gene encoding dihydroneopterin aldolase — MSKIFLEEVKIYACHGVLPEENSIGTYYILDVELHTDLWKAAASDDLTDTISYADVNDIIHSEMKINSRLLEHVAGRIIHKIHENFSGISYIKLKITKTAPPMKGEMKGAAIELEKSFKPVN; from the coding sequence ATGAGTAAGATATTTCTTGAAGAGGTGAAAATTTATGCCTGCCACGGTGTCCTTCCGGAAGAGAACAGCATCGGGACATATTATATCCTTGATGTTGAACTTCACACCGATCTGTGGAAAGCCGCAGCATCAGACGATCTGACCGATACGATAAGTTATGCAGACGTCAACGATATTATCCACAGCGAAATGAAGATCAACTCCAGGCTGCTGGAGCATGTGGCCGGAAGAATCATTCATAAAATTCACGAAAATTTTTCAGGGATTTCTTATATTAAACTGAAAATCACCAAAACAGCACCGCCTATGAAAGGGGAGATGAAGGGTGCCGCAATTGAGCTGGAAAAAAGTTTTAAGCCTGTAAATTAA